The Thermovirga sp. DNA window GTGGAGCCTACCACGAAGGATTGTCCCTACTGCTTTTCCACGGTGCCCCTCAAGGCGATCCGTTGTCCCTTCTGTACTTCCGAACTCGCCTGAAGTTAGCCGGAGTCCAGGCCAGAGCGAGGTCGACAAAAAAAGGGGGGGGCGGTGAAACCGCCCCCCCCTTTTTGTATATCTTGCCTTCTATGGGCTCGCTGCGACTATCCTTCGGACACTGAGGATCTTCAGGGCGATCAGCGCCGCGGTGATGAACAGGGCCGACGCCACCTTCAGACGATAATCGGGCAAGAAGGCGGAAACAGCGGCGATGAACAGGACCGCCCTCACGGGGTAGCCCAATTTATCGAACATCCACCCCTGCAGAGCGGCCGCCAGGCTGAAGACGCCGGCCAGGGACGCGACGACAATAATGGCGAGGGGGATCCAGGAAAAATTCTCCAGCAGGATCACCGGGGTGTAGATAAAGGTGTAAGGGATAAGATAGGCCACGAGGGCTATGCGGGTGGCCATGAAACCCGTCTCGCTGGGGTTGCCCCCGGCTATCCCGGCGCCGGTGAAGGCCGCTAGGCAGACCGGCGGGGTCAGGTCGGCCATGATGCCGAAGTAGAAGACAAAAAGATGGGCCGCGAGGGGTAGTACCCCCATCTTGACCAGCGCGGGGGCGATCATCGTGCTTGTCACGATGTAGTTCGCCGTGGTGGGGAGCCCCATTCCGAGCACCAGGCAGGCTACCATGGAAAGGAGCAGCGTGGGGAAGAGCATACCCTTGGATATGTCGATAATGTTGTTGGAGATCGTCAGCCCCAACGCTGTTAGCGATGAAGTCCCGACGATGAAGCCCACGAGCGCACAGGCGAGGGCCACGCCCAGGGCGCACCGCGCCCCTTCCTCGAGGGCGTCGCAGAGGTCACCGATCCCCATCCGGGTATGCTTGCGGAGAAGGCTCACGGCAACGACGCTTATGATACCCCAGAACGCTGCCGCGAGGGGAGTGTACCTGTTCAGGAGCATGCCGATAATGACAAACAACGGTACGATCAGGTGACCGTCCTTTTTCAAGACCTGCTTCAGCGAGGGGAGGAGCGCTTTGGAAAGCCCCCTGAGGTCCCTGTGCCTGGCCCTCAGGTGGACGGCAATAAAGAGGGCGATGTAGTAGAGCAGGGCCGGTATCGCGGCCCCGGCCGCGATTCTCAAGTATGAGACTCCTAGGAATTCGCTCATGATGAAGGCCCCGGCTCCCATGATGGGCGGCATTAACTGGCCCCCGGTGGAGGCGGCGGCCTCGACGGCCCCGGCGAACTCCGGTTTGTAGCCCACTTTTTTCATGAGCGGAATAGTGAAGGCTCCCGTGGTGGCCACGTTGGCCACGGAGGAGCCGCTGATGGTCCCCAAGAGGCCCGAGGCTACGACGGCTACCTTTGCGGGGCCACCGGGAGAGTGTCCCGCCATGGCCAGGGCGAGTTCGTTGAAGAACCTGGCTCCCCCGCTCTTGCCCAGAAAGGCTCCGAAAAGGATGAACATGAACACGAAAGTGCTGGAGACCCCGAGGGCGACGCCGAAGATGCCCTCCTGGGTCAGGTACATGTGCTGGATAATCCGGTTGATCGAGTAGCCCCTGTGCATGAACATGAAGGGCATGAAGCGTCCGAA harbors:
- a CDS encoding TRAP transporter permease, giving the protein MGKDETSMTPLVHEIEEEDLQSIVEKYDIESRFRRPVGLSKMIVSAWLIAMSLFHLYTSGIGLLPTSIHRAVHLTFAVVAVFLLYPGRKGEDKTKIPWFDWILAATAGVGTGYIIFFFNEIARRGAQVQPHEVWLGIITMVMILEAGRRVAGKVLPFLSIFFLLYCYFGRFMPFMFMHRGYSINRIIQHMYLTQEGIFGVALGVSSTFVFMFILFGAFLGKSGGARFFNELALAMAGHSPGGPAKVAVVASGLLGTISGSSVANVATTGAFTIPLMKKVGYKPEFAGAVEAAASTGGQLMPPIMGAGAFIMSEFLGVSYLRIAAGAAIPALLYYIALFIAVHLRARHRDLRGLSKALLPSLKQVLKKDGHLIVPLFVIIGMLLNRYTPLAAAFWGIISVVAVSLLRKHTRMGIGDLCDALEEGARCALGVALACALVGFIVGTSSLTALGLTISNNIIDISKGMLFPTLLLSMVACLVLGMGLPTTANYIVTSTMIAPALVKMGVLPLAAHLFVFYFGIMADLTPPVCLAAFTGAGIAGGNPSETGFMATRIALVAYLIPYTFIYTPVILLENFSWIPLAIIVVASLAGVFSLAAALQGWMFDKLGYPVRAVLFIAAVSAFLPDYRLKVASALFITAALIALKILSVRRIVAASP